From Methanosarcina lacustris Z-7289, one genomic window encodes:
- a CDS encoding GmrSD restriction endonuclease domain-containing protein, whose amino-acid sequence MSAVTTFDSTKSFLKDILKDTTTGKIQLPDFQRGWVWDDERIKSLLASVSLSFPIGAVMMLQTGNDDVRFKPRLIEGLILEPQPKPGQLILDGQQRLTALYQAILRKEAVDTEDIRKKPIKKYYYIDIEKSLNPYIDREECIRSIAEDRFVKNFRGEPIEDYSTPENEFEAGLFPLNQILDSSNWRMAYQEYWWNRENGKNKIMMFNEFEKEIISRFVEYQIPLIMMNNGTPKEAVCLVFEKVNTGGVTLTVFELLTATFAADNFNLRVDWERVRNKHLKKSSVLQGIENTDFLQAVCLLATRARKLKKLEEGETEEKAPAVSCKRKDILKLKLEEYTENANKVAQGFEKAAKLLNIQNIFISRDIPYRTQITPLAATLAVLGEEADTDGVRKKIFQWYWCGVLGELYGSTVEARFAKDLLELLEWIKGGPEPTTVREASFDPERLNTLRTRNSAAYKGIYALLMRDGGIDFRTGEPIDIQTYSDDSIDVHHIFPQDWCKNCGISQDEYNSIINKTPLSAKTNRIIGGNAPSSYIERLQKIAGIDELRMDEILASHVIEPALIRNNNFEEFFETRKKAILKRIEKAMGKPVIHREEEQ is encoded by the coding sequence ATGAGTGCAGTTACAACCTTTGACAGTACTAAATCGTTCTTAAAAGATATCCTGAAGGACACTACAACAGGAAAAATTCAACTTCCTGATTTTCAGCGTGGATGGGTCTGGGATGACGAACGAATAAAAAGCTTACTTGCAAGTGTTTCCCTTTCTTTTCCTATTGGTGCTGTAATGATGCTTCAAACTGGAAATGATGATGTTCGGTTTAAGCCACGGCTCATCGAAGGGCTGATACTTGAACCACAACCAAAACCAGGGCAGCTGATTCTTGATGGACAACAAAGGTTAACCGCACTTTATCAAGCTATTTTGAGAAAAGAAGCAGTTGATACTGAAGATATAAGGAAAAAACCGATTAAAAAATATTATTACATCGACATCGAAAAGTCTCTCAATCCATATATAGATAGAGAAGAGTGTATCAGGAGTATCGCTGAAGATAGATTTGTCAAAAACTTCAGAGGGGAGCCGATTGAGGATTACTCCACACCTGAGAATGAGTTTGAAGCAGGTCTATTCCCACTCAACCAGATTCTGGATAGCTCTAATTGGCGAATGGCCTATCAGGAGTACTGGTGGAACAGAGAGAACGGAAAAAACAAGATAATGATGTTCAACGAGTTTGAAAAGGAAATAATCAGCCGATTTGTGGAATATCAGATTCCCCTTATAATGATGAACAATGGCACACCAAAAGAAGCGGTCTGTCTCGTTTTTGAAAAAGTCAATACTGGCGGTGTAACACTTACTGTGTTTGAACTTCTTACAGCAACCTTTGCTGCGGATAATTTTAATCTCAGAGTTGATTGGGAGAGAGTCCGTAATAAACACCTGAAGAAATCTTCCGTGCTACAAGGTATAGAAAACACAGATTTCCTTCAAGCAGTGTGCCTTCTAGCTACCCGTGCAAGGAAATTGAAAAAGCTTGAGGAAGGAGAAACTGAAGAAAAGGCTCCTGCCGTCAGCTGCAAACGTAAAGATATTCTGAAATTGAAACTTGAAGAATACACCGAAAATGCTAATAAGGTAGCTCAAGGTTTTGAAAAAGCTGCAAAGCTCCTTAATATTCAAAACATATTCATTTCCAGGGATATTCCCTACAGGACCCAGATTACTCCATTAGCTGCTACTCTTGCGGTTTTAGGTGAAGAAGCAGACACAGACGGGGTTCGAAAGAAAATTTTCCAGTGGTATTGGTGTGGTGTATTGGGAGAATTATACGGAAGTACCGTTGAGGCCCGTTTTGCGAAAGATTTACTTGAACTCCTCGAATGGATTAAGGGAGGTCCCGAACCTACAACAGTAAGAGAAGCAAGCTTTGACCCGGAACGTCTCAACACACTTAGAACCCGTAACAGTGCAGCGTACAAAGGAATTTATGCTCTTCTCATGAGAGACGGAGGTATAGACTTTAGAACCGGCGAGCCGATTGATATTCAGACTTATTCTGATGACAGCATCGACGTTCATCACATCTTTCCTCAAGATTGGTGTAAAAACTGTGGAATCAGCCAGGATGAATACAATAGTATCATCAACAAAACCCCTCTTTCTGCAAAAACCAACCGCATTATAGGTGGCAATGCGCCGAGTTCTTACATAGAAAGACTTCAAAAAATAGCAGGAATTGATGAGTTAAGAATGGATGAGATACTTGCAAGTCATGTGATAGAACCTGCGCTTATCAGGAATAATAATTTCGAAGAATTCTTTGAAACCCGTAAAAAAGCCATTCTGAAACGGATAGAAAAAGCAATGGGTAAACCTGTTATTCATAGAGAGGAAGAGCAATAA
- a CDS encoding winged helix-turn-helix domain-containing protein — MEQEADFKEVGTQFIVTFKRKHFEEVEEGDREKVGEKVGEKGVERKIEGWSERWSELNENQRKILISIKNKPSISKTELAGKIGINPSAIQKNLGTLKKKGFLKRVGPARGGHWEVVEE; from the coding sequence ATGGAACAAGAAGCTGATTTTAAAGAAGTTGGGACTCAGTTTATTGTTACATTTAAGAGAAAACACTTTGAAGAAGTTGAAGAAGGAGATAGAGAAAAGGTCGGAGAAAAGGTCGGTGAAAAGGGGGTAGAAAGAAAGATAGAAGGGTGGTCTGAAAGGTGGTCTGAACTTAATGAAAACCAGCGTAAGATCCTTATTTCAATAAAAAACAAACCATCAATCTCAAAAACAGAACTTGCTGGGAAAATTGGAATAAATCCATCTGCAATCCAGAAGAATCTGGGCACATTAAAGAAAAAAGGTTTCCTCAAAAGAGTCGGGCCAGCCAGAGGTGGACACTGGGAAGTCGTTGAGGAGTGA
- the brxF gene encoding BREX-3 system P-loop-containing protein BrxF, which yields MSKQIQEKVKQSIQAAEGLYYRLVLLVGEPGSGKTTVLRDVANELGIPVININLELSAKLLELTAKQRAINLPKLLDEITETGNSTLIFDNLEILFDKDMKQDPLRLLQGISRNHSIVASWNGKATGRKLTYAASDHPEYRNYDQVDTLIVGMDGTSTVDLAK from the coding sequence ATGTCAAAGCAGATTCAAGAAAAGGTAAAACAATCTATTCAGGCGGCAGAAGGCCTTTATTACAGGCTCGTTTTACTTGTTGGGGAGCCTGGCTCAGGTAAGACTACGGTTCTTCGTGATGTTGCAAATGAACTTGGCATTCCAGTCATCAATATAAACTTGGAGCTTTCGGCAAAACTACTTGAATTGACAGCAAAGCAACGTGCTATCAATCTCCCGAAACTTCTTGATGAAATTACTGAAACAGGCAATTCAACCTTGATCTTCGATAACCTTGAGATCCTTTTTGACAAAGATATGAAACAGGATCCTTTACGGCTTCTGCAGGGGATATCAAGAAATCACTCCATAGTCGCATCCTGGAACGGAAAGGCTACAGGAAGAAAACTCACTTATGCTGCATCAGATCACCCTGAATATCGGAACTATGACCAGGTAGACACATTAATTGTTGGGATGGACGGTACGTCAACAGTCGATTTGGCAAAGTAA
- a CDS encoding DUF6079 family protein, with amino-acid sequence MKYGDLIQFDPIESVVQLRAADKSSAARHLVNTYVISEEMAERLIELVIPQLQFDQPVDNKGILVVGNYGTGKSHLMSVVSSLAEDASLLEALNHVGVADASRQIAGRFKVIRTEIGATTMSLRDILVAKLEENLDKFGVNYEFPEISTISSHKEAFEDMMVAFHNRYPDQGLLLVVDELLDYLRSRKDQELILDLNFLREIGEVCKDLRFRFMAGVQEAIFDSPRFAFVADSIRRVKDRFEQVLIARSDVKFVVAERLLKKNAEQQTKIRDYLTPFAKFYSGLNERMDEFVSLFPVHPDYIDTFERVTIVEKREVLKTLSTSMKAILDQEVPEKYPGLIAYDSYWDILSTNPAYRTLPDVKRVIECSSTLQNLVNMNYSKGKNKSFALRIVKALSVHRLTVGSLSSPNGLTAEALRDSLCLFDPMVIGLGGIDAADDLRGEVETSIRLISQAVSGQFISATEVDRLGRLSGQFYLDVSKIVDYDERIKTRSESLEDSQLDRFYYEALKRVMECQDATYVTGYKIWQHELEWPEHRASRTGYLFFGAPNERSTAVPQRDFYLYFIQPNDPPRFRDEKNSDEIFFRLKSIDEEFQITLKSYAAALDLAGTSSGDTKATYESKSNGFLKKLVQWLQKHMNNVFEVTYQGRSRPMVEWAKGMSIKSQSTRESINFRDMVNAVAGFCLAPHFADQAPDYPIFSVLITGNNRQQAVQDALRAIAGQNRTKQATAVLDALELLDGERIDPYRSKYASFILEILKAKGSGQVVNHSEIIQDDHGLEYMNPGEARLEPEWVAVILAALVYSGDIVLAIPGDKFDATKLQKLASTSMEELIRFKHMEQPKEWNLQALKALFELLGMTPGKAQLITQGKDEPVQDLQQEVGKIVKRIVMTQQTLRDGLSFWGMDLLVGTDLSGKAGGLDEAKNFFESLQAYSTPGKLKNFRYSAPEIMSHEKAVNALDELNSLREFVMDHSPTVSWLTTAGVILPADHEWVDRMKTTRQDILDSLKQADLSRLPTQSKEISAKLQQLKKDYIVAYIALHTRARLGVYEEKRRVSLLNDSRLKTLLKLAGVELMPRQQLTDFQSRLAEPKSCSALIEKELESNPVCSHCNFRPSVEKGEVAGPQLIDQMETRLDTLLDDWTSTILSNLEDPITQENMSLLKSEEREQLEAFIISRKLPMPLDNNFVNALQEVFSGLVKVTFKVQDLQNALKVTAGPATPAEIKKRFEEYIDQLTRGNDQAKVRIVLE; translated from the coding sequence ATGAAATACGGAGATCTTATCCAGTTTGACCCGATTGAGTCGGTTGTCCAGCTGCGTGCTGCAGACAAATCAAGTGCTGCACGCCATTTAGTAAATACCTATGTCATTTCAGAAGAAATGGCAGAGAGGCTCATCGAACTTGTCATTCCACAACTGCAGTTCGACCAGCCTGTAGACAACAAGGGAATACTGGTTGTTGGTAATTACGGTACCGGTAAATCGCATTTGATGTCAGTAGTATCCAGTCTTGCCGAAGATGCTTCTCTGCTAGAAGCCCTAAATCATGTGGGGGTTGCCGATGCTTCCAGGCAGATTGCCGGACGGTTCAAAGTGATTCGTACCGAAATTGGTGCGACAACGATGTCGCTAAGAGACATATTGGTTGCAAAACTGGAAGAGAACCTTGACAAATTTGGCGTGAATTATGAATTCCCCGAAATAAGTACCATCAGCAGTCACAAAGAAGCCTTTGAGGATATGATGGTCGCATTTCATAATAGGTATCCTGACCAGGGTCTGCTGCTGGTGGTTGACGAGCTTCTTGATTACCTGCGCTCCCGTAAGGACCAGGAACTTATTCTTGATCTCAATTTCCTCCGAGAGATTGGAGAAGTCTGCAAGGACCTTCGTTTCCGCTTTATGGCTGGTGTGCAGGAAGCAATTTTTGACAGCCCTCGTTTTGCTTTCGTTGCCGACAGCATCCGTCGGGTAAAGGACCGTTTTGAGCAAGTCTTAATTGCTCGTAGCGACGTCAAATTCGTAGTTGCTGAGCGTTTACTCAAGAAAAATGCTGAACAGCAGACAAAGATTCGGGACTATCTAACTCCTTTTGCCAAGTTTTACAGTGGCCTTAATGAAAGAATGGATGAATTTGTCAGCCTCTTCCCTGTGCATCCTGACTATATAGATACTTTTGAGCGGGTAACTATAGTCGAAAAACGTGAGGTTCTCAAGACTCTGTCCACGAGCATGAAAGCCATACTGGATCAAGAAGTACCTGAAAAATATCCAGGGTTGATTGCCTATGATAGCTACTGGGATATTCTTTCTACAAATCCTGCATATAGGACTTTACCCGATGTAAAAAGAGTAATTGAGTGTAGTTCAACATTGCAGAATCTTGTCAACATGAACTATTCAAAAGGTAAAAACAAATCCTTTGCCCTAAGAATTGTCAAAGCGTTAAGCGTTCATCGTCTTACGGTAGGTAGCTTATCGTCTCCTAATGGGTTAACTGCAGAAGCTCTTAGAGATTCGCTTTGTTTATTTGACCCAATGGTTATCGGGCTTGGTGGAATAGATGCGGCCGACGATTTAAGGGGTGAAGTTGAAACATCTATTCGACTTATCAGTCAGGCAGTCAGTGGGCAATTTATCTCGGCTACAGAGGTGGATAGACTTGGACGTCTCAGTGGGCAGTTTTACTTGGATGTTTCAAAGATCGTCGATTATGATGAAAGAATTAAAACTCGTTCTGAAAGCCTGGAAGATTCCCAACTCGATCGTTTTTACTATGAAGCACTTAAAAGAGTGATGGAATGTCAGGATGCTACCTATGTTACTGGTTACAAAATTTGGCAACATGAGCTGGAATGGCCAGAACACAGGGCATCCCGAACAGGCTACTTATTCTTTGGAGCTCCAAACGAGCGCTCCACTGCAGTCCCACAGAGAGATTTCTATCTATATTTCATTCAACCGAACGATCCTCCCAGATTCAGAGATGAGAAAAATAGCGATGAGATATTCTTCCGTTTAAAGTCTATTGACGAAGAATTTCAGATAACACTCAAGAGCTATGCAGCTGCCTTGGATCTTGCAGGCACCTCTTCCGGTGACACTAAGGCTACCTATGAGTCCAAATCAAATGGATTTCTGAAAAAACTGGTCCAGTGGCTGCAGAAGCATATGAATAATGTTTTTGAAGTAACCTATCAGGGGCGCAGCAGACCCATGGTTGAGTGGGCGAAAGGCATGTCTATTAAGAGCCAGTCCACTCGCGAATCCATCAACTTCCGAGACATGGTAAATGCGGTTGCAGGTTTTTGTCTGGCTCCACATTTCGCTGACCAAGCACCCGATTACCCAATTTTTTCAGTGTTGATTACAGGCAATAACCGGCAGCAGGCAGTTCAGGACGCCTTGAGGGCTATTGCCGGACAAAACCGTACCAAGCAGGCAACTGCTGTGCTGGATGCCTTAGAACTGTTAGACGGGGAGAGGATCGATCCTTATAGATCCAAATATGCTAGTTTCATTCTTGAAATACTTAAGGCCAAAGGCTCCGGACAGGTGGTGAACCACAGCGAGATCATTCAGGACGACCATGGGCTGGAATACATGAACCCCGGAGAGGCCCGATTGGAGCCTGAATGGGTAGCGGTGATCCTGGCGGCGCTCGTTTATTCTGGGGACATAGTGCTTGCCATTCCTGGGGACAAATTTGACGCCACGAAACTCCAGAAACTGGCTTCCACATCAATGGAGGAGCTGATCCGATTCAAACACATGGAACAACCCAAGGAATGGAACCTTCAGGCGCTCAAAGCGCTGTTCGAGCTGCTCGGGATGACTCCCGGAAAGGCTCAGCTCATTACCCAGGGTAAGGACGAGCCTGTGCAGGACCTTCAGCAGGAAGTGGGAAAAATAGTCAAACGCATTGTCATGACCCAGCAGACCCTTCGGGATGGCCTTTCATTCTGGGGTATGGATTTGCTCGTGGGAACTGACCTGTCTGGTAAGGCTGGTGGATTGGACGAAGCCAAAAATTTCTTCGAATCCTTGCAGGCCTATTCTACACCTGGCAAACTCAAGAATTTCCGCTACAGTGCACCGGAGATCATGTCCCATGAAAAAGCGGTCAATGCGCTTGACGAGCTGAATTCCCTACGCGAGTTTGTGATGGATCATAGCCCAACTGTTTCCTGGCTCACCACCGCTGGAGTGATACTGCCTGCAGACCACGAGTGGGTGGACCGTATGAAAACCACCCGGCAAGACATCCTGGACAGCTTAAAACAGGCAGATCTATCCAGGCTGCCAACCCAATCTAAGGAAATTTCAGCAAAGCTGCAGCAGCTTAAGAAAGACTATATCGTCGCCTACATTGCTCTGCATACCAGGGCACGCCTGGGAGTTTATGAAGAAAAACGAAGAGTGTCCCTCTTAAACGATTCACGTTTGAAGACCCTGCTCAAACTGGCCGGAGTTGAGCTTATGCCAAGGCAGCAGCTGACTGATTTCCAGAGCCGACTGGCTGAGCCAAAGAGCTGTTCTGCTTTGATCGAGAAGGAGCTTGAATCTAACCCGGTATGCTCACATTGCAACTTCCGTCCCTCAGTAGAAAAAGGTGAAGTTGCAGGTCCCCAGCTTATCGACCAGATGGAGACCCGGCTCGACACCCTGCTTGACGACTGGACCAGCACAATCCTGAGCAACCTCGAGGACCCAATCACCCAGGAAAATATGAGTCTTCTCAAGAGCGAAGAACGCGAGCAGCTCGAAGCCTTCATCATATCACGGAAACTGCCGATGCCACTGGACAATAACTTTGTCAACGCCCTGCAGGAAGTTTTTTCAGGCCTGGTTAAGGTAACTTTCAAAGTGCAGGACCTGCAAAATGCACTGAAGGTAACTGCCGGTCCGGCCACCCCGGCGGAGATAAAAAAACGGTTTGAGGAATACATTGACCAGCTTACCAGGGGCAATGACCAGGCTAAAGTGCGGATTGTGCTGGAGTAA
- a CDS encoding Fic family protein has product MDRDELLEKLHTFEWNDFECKKASREVPEDAYKTVSAFANTAGGWLVFGVQERNRQLEIVGVEEVDRIQNNFLSTLRSGQKLNRIIQVHEEKYEIEGKHLLAFYIPESPQNEKPIYLKGDPRQSYVRRGAGDEQCTQSELERFLRDSALQRYDSEPVNDIPVDRCFDEDTVRWYQVQFVRRNPEHDEISDPIDFLLNWNYVLEQDNRLLPTRAGVLLFGKDRYVRQLLPRPVLDYQRIDASFEHWSPEERWHDRYVFEENIFKTWKGLVTRYMRIAERPFSLDPDTFRRNDDPSDYVAFREAAINLLVHQDYGDHSRKASIKFFTDLTVFWNPGDAFATDAELLDPTEKEVRNPAIIKAFRRIGLSDQAGTGIRAIYRNWHELGRVPPHINNDKAHKNFELILFNKLLITESMRQFQRSLGVTLSAEQAEVLALAVEKERITLNDIRGLVGGTYKEAKVVADHLVRQQLLEMRNDSLFELPELLKSRYKNLTDSIETQAGTKTPQVTPEVTPEVTPEVTPEVTPEVRLVNSIFGEMTRQELQNAIGLKDDEHFRKTYLLPSLQAGLIEMTIPDKPRSSKQKYRLTETGRALQAQLIHGEDEK; this is encoded by the coding sequence ATGGACCGGGATGAGTTACTGGAGAAGCTCCACACCTTTGAGTGGAACGATTTTGAGTGCAAAAAAGCAAGCCGAGAAGTTCCTGAAGATGCCTACAAAACCGTATCCGCATTTGCCAATACAGCCGGAGGCTGGCTTGTTTTTGGTGTGCAGGAACGTAATAGGCAGCTAGAGATTGTTGGTGTCGAAGAGGTGGACCGTATCCAAAATAATTTCCTCAGTACCCTTCGAAGTGGCCAGAAACTTAACAGGATAATTCAGGTCCATGAGGAAAAATACGAAATTGAAGGCAAGCACCTGCTGGCCTTTTACATTCCTGAAAGTCCCCAAAATGAAAAACCGATTTACCTTAAGGGCGATCCTCGCCAGTCATATGTCCGCCGTGGAGCCGGGGATGAACAGTGTACACAAAGTGAGCTGGAGCGGTTTTTGCGTGATTCTGCATTGCAGCGTTATGATAGTGAACCCGTAAATGATATTCCTGTAGACCGCTGTTTTGATGAAGATACGGTTCGCTGGTATCAGGTGCAGTTCGTTAGGCGCAATCCTGAACATGATGAGATCAGCGACCCGATTGACTTCCTGCTGAACTGGAACTATGTTTTAGAGCAGGATAACCGCTTGTTACCGACGAGAGCCGGGGTGCTGCTCTTCGGAAAAGACCGGTATGTGCGCCAACTGCTGCCTCGTCCCGTACTTGACTACCAGCGTATCGATGCTTCCTTTGAACACTGGTCACCGGAGGAACGCTGGCACGACCGCTATGTATTCGAGGAAAACATCTTTAAGACCTGGAAGGGGCTGGTGACACGCTATATGCGCATTGCAGAACGTCCATTTTCACTCGACCCTGACACCTTCCGCCGCAATGACGACCCATCGGACTATGTAGCTTTTCGCGAGGCTGCTATCAACCTCCTCGTGCATCAGGACTATGGTGATCACAGCCGAAAGGCTTCAATCAAATTTTTTACTGACCTAACTGTTTTCTGGAACCCAGGTGATGCCTTTGCTACTGATGCTGAACTGCTTGATCCCACCGAAAAAGAAGTACGCAATCCGGCTATCATAAAGGCATTTCGACGTATCGGCCTGAGCGACCAGGCAGGCACCGGTATCCGGGCTATCTACCGAAACTGGCACGAGCTGGGCCGTGTGCCTCCCCATATTAATAATGACAAAGCACACAAGAATTTTGAACTGATTTTGTTCAACAAACTCCTGATTACTGAAAGTATGCGACAATTCCAGCGCTCCCTTGGAGTTACTCTGTCGGCGGAACAAGCTGAAGTACTGGCATTGGCTGTAGAAAAGGAGCGCATTACCTTAAATGATATCCGTGGGCTGGTTGGCGGCACTTACAAGGAAGCAAAAGTCGTGGCCGATCATCTGGTGAGACAGCAACTGCTTGAGATGCGGAATGATTCCCTTTTTGAGCTTCCTGAACTCCTAAAAAGTCGATACAAGAACTTGACAGATTCGATCGAGACTCAGGCCGGGACTAAAACCCCACAAGTCACCCCGGAAGTCACCCCGGAAGTCACCCCGGAAGTCACCCCGGAAGTTACCCCGGAAGTCCGATTGGTTAATTCTATCTTTGGAGAAATGACCAGACAAGAATTGCAGAATGCTATCGGATTAAAAGATGATGAGCATTTCCGGAAAACATACCTGTTGCCTTCTTTGCAAGCCGGACTCATTGAAATGACAATTCCCGACAAACCCCGCAGCAGTAAACAGAAATACCGTCTGACGGAAACAGGCCGGGCACTGCAGGCACAATTGATACATGGTGAGGATGAAAAATGA